One region of Vallitalea okinawensis genomic DNA includes:
- the cysD gene encoding sulfate adenylyltransferase subunit CysD, translating to MKELTHLDQLEAEAIYIIREVAAECENPVMLYSVGKDSSVMLHLALKAFYPEKPPFPFMHIDTTWKFKEMIQFRDRRAKELGIEMLIHTNEQGVKDGINPFDHGSAYTDIMKTQALKEGLDHYGFDAAFGGGRRDEEKSRAKERVFSFRNNKHAWDPKNQRPEMWKLYNTKLHKGESMRVFPISNWTEKDIWQYIKRENIEIVPLYFAEEREYIERDGNIILVDDDRMRVYESEKIIKNFIRFRTLGCYPLTGGCYSKANTLDEIIEETLGAISSERTTRVIDNEAVGSMERRKREGYF from the coding sequence ATGAAAGAGTTAACACACTTAGATCAGCTAGAAGCTGAGGCAATATATATAATCAGAGAAGTAGCTGCAGAGTGCGAAAACCCTGTTATGTTGTATTCTGTAGGAAAGGATAGTTCTGTAATGCTACATCTTGCTTTGAAAGCGTTCTATCCTGAAAAACCTCCCTTTCCATTTATGCATATTGATACAACATGGAAGTTTAAAGAAATGATACAGTTTAGAGATAGACGTGCAAAAGAGTTAGGGATTGAAATGCTTATACACACTAATGAACAAGGTGTCAAAGACGGTATTAACCCATTTGATCATGGAAGTGCGTATACAGATATAATGAAAACACAGGCTCTTAAAGAAGGGCTTGATCATTATGGTTTTGATGCTGCATTTGGTGGAGGGAGACGTGATGAAGAGAAGTCTCGTGCAAAAGAGAGAGTGTTCTCATTCCGTAATAATAAGCACGCATGGGATCCAAAAAATCAAAGACCAGAAATGTGGAAACTGTATAACACAAAACTTCATAAAGGAGAAAGCATGCGAGTTTTCCCTATTTCTAACTGGACAGAAAAAGATATTTGGCAATATATAAAACGTGAGAATATTGAAATAGTACCCCTTTATTTCGCAGAAGAACGTGAGTACATAGAGCGTGATGGAAATATTATACTTGTTGATGATGATAGAATGAGAGTGTATGAAAGCGAAAAAATTATTAAAAATTTCATTCGTTTTAGAACACTTGGTTGCTATCCGTTAACAGGTGGCTGTTACTCAAAGGCTAACACACTTGATGAAATAATTGAAGAAACACTTGGTGCTATTTCTTCTGAAAGAACTACAAGAGTTATAGATAATGAAGCTGTAGGAAGTATGGAAAGACGTAAGAGAGAGGGGTATTTCTAA
- a CDS encoding undecaprenyl diphosphate synthase family protein yields MPRKQFSRIPRHIGIIPDGNRRWAKAHDLDKKAGYDYGISPGFQLYETMLKYGVEEATFYGFTQDNTKRPKAQTEAFVKACVDAVEILAHRDANLLVIGNTNSSVFPKELLKYANKRVHFGRGLINLNFLVNYDWHWDLKQALNNTSMYDHIASADISRIDLIIRWGGRRRLSGFLPIQSVYSDFYVIDEYWPDFKEEHFVEALKWYQTTDITLGG; encoded by the coding sequence ATGCCAAGAAAACAATTTTCAAGAATCCCAAGACATATTGGTATAATCCCTGATGGAAACCGCCGTTGGGCCAAAGCTCATGACCTTGATAAAAAAGCAGGCTATGACTATGGTATTTCACCAGGTTTTCAACTCTATGAAACCATGCTGAAATATGGTGTTGAAGAAGCAACATTTTATGGCTTTACACAAGATAATACTAAACGTCCCAAAGCTCAGACTGAAGCTTTTGTCAAAGCTTGTGTTGATGCTGTAGAAATTCTTGCTCACCGAGATGCTAATCTATTAGTCATAGGAAATACAAATTCTTCAGTTTTTCCTAAAGAACTATTAAAGTATGCCAATAAACGTGTACATTTTGGTCGTGGACTTATTAACCTCAACTTTTTGGTTAATTATGATTGGCATTGGGACTTAAAACAGGCACTCAACAATACCAGCATGTATGATCATATCGCCTCTGCAGATATTAGCAGGATAGATCTTATCATTCGTTGGGGTGGACGACGTCGTCTAAGTGGCTTTTTGCCTATACAATCCGTCTATTCTGACTTTTATGTTATTGATGAGTATTGGCCAGATTTTAAAGAGGAACATTTTGTAGAAGCTCTTAAATGGTATCAAACCACAGACATTACATTAGGGGGATAA
- the cysC gene encoding adenylyl-sulfate kinase produces MSIQKSLLKFITCGSVDDGKSTLIGHMLYDAKLIFADQEKALELDSRLGSNEGELDYSLLLDGLMAEREQGITIDVAYRYFTTAKRSFIVADCPGHEQYTRNMAVGASFADLAVILVDASQGVLLQTKRHTRICALMGIKHIVLAVNKMDLIHYDKHRFEEIKRDFKTLCANFDLSSITVIPVSATLGDNITNKSSKTPWYKGQSLYEYLENIDVISDDVNREFIMPVQRVCRPNHTFRGFQGQIESGSLKVGEEITVLPMGEKANVTKILVTEKEEESAIAGEPITICLNKEIDISRGCVIVKDKKLEVADMFTASLFWMDNKEMVPGRNYLIKCGTKILPATVMSIKHKVDINSGKHISADQLFKNEIAEIDIALSEEMVFDNFARNKAIGSFILIDRVSNMTSACGVIKHGLRRSTNVIWQQNDVTREFRAIQKSQNPLSLWFTGLSGSGKSTLANAVEKKLVALGKHTMLLDGDNVRHGLNKNLGFKEVDRIENIRRISEVTKLMNDAGLITITSFISPYEKDRQSAREIIGDSYIEVYVATPLKECEKRDTKGLYAKARAGEIPNFTGISAPYEEPTNPDLKVQTVWRTVDEVASEIVEFIKEKI; encoded by the coding sequence GTGAGTATACAAAAGAGTTTACTTAAATTTATTACATGTGGCTCTGTAGACGATGGAAAATCCACTCTAATAGGTCATATGTTATACGATGCAAAACTTATCTTTGCAGATCAAGAGAAAGCGCTTGAATTAGACAGTAGATTAGGAAGTAATGAAGGGGAATTAGACTATTCACTACTACTTGATGGTCTTATGGCAGAACGTGAACAAGGTATTACTATAGATGTTGCGTATAGATACTTTACCACTGCTAAGCGTAGTTTTATAGTTGCTGACTGTCCAGGACATGAGCAATATACGCGGAATATGGCAGTTGGAGCCTCTTTTGCAGATTTAGCGGTTATACTTGTTGACGCATCACAGGGAGTACTTTTACAGACTAAAAGACATACCAGAATATGCGCACTTATGGGTATTAAACACATTGTCTTAGCTGTAAATAAAATGGATTTGATTCACTACGATAAGCATAGATTTGAAGAGATAAAACGAGATTTTAAAACACTTTGTGCTAACTTTGATTTGAGTAGCATTACAGTCATACCAGTATCAGCGACGCTAGGAGATAATATAACCAATAAATCAAGTAAAACACCTTGGTATAAAGGACAATCACTTTACGAGTATTTGGAAAATATAGACGTCATTTCTGATGATGTCAATAGAGAGTTTATTATGCCTGTACAGAGGGTTTGTAGACCTAATCACACATTTAGAGGTTTTCAAGGACAGATTGAATCTGGAAGTTTAAAAGTAGGTGAAGAAATAACTGTCCTACCGATGGGAGAGAAAGCTAATGTTACAAAGATTCTTGTAACTGAAAAAGAAGAGGAAAGTGCGATAGCTGGTGAGCCTATAACGATTTGTCTTAATAAAGAAATAGATATATCTAGGGGCTGTGTAATAGTAAAAGATAAAAAGCTAGAAGTAGCTGATATGTTTACTGCTAGTCTATTTTGGATGGATAATAAAGAGATGGTTCCAGGCAGGAACTACTTAATAAAGTGTGGAACTAAGATACTTCCTGCAACAGTTATGAGTATTAAACATAAAGTTGATATCAATTCAGGTAAGCATATATCAGCAGATCAGCTGTTTAAGAATGAAATTGCAGAAATAGATATAGCTTTAAGTGAAGAAATGGTTTTTGACAATTTTGCAAGGAATAAGGCAATAGGAAGTTTTATACTGATAGATAGAGTAAGCAATATGACATCTGCCTGTGGAGTTATAAAGCATGGTCTTAGACGTTCTACAAATGTTATTTGGCAACAAAATGATGTAACGAGAGAATTTAGAGCTATTCAAAAATCACAAAACCCTTTATCACTTTGGTTTACAGGGCTTAGTGGTTCAGGGAAGTCTACACTAGCCAATGCAGTAGAGAAAAAGCTTGTAGCGTTAGGTAAACATACTATGCTACTTGATGGAGATAATGTAAGGCATGGACTTAATAAAAACCTAGGTTTTAAGGAAGTAGATAGAATAGAGAACATTAGACGTATCTCAGAGGTTACCAAACTGATGAATGACGCCGGGCTTATAACGATTACATCCTTTATCTCACCTTATGAAAAAGATAGACAGAGTGCTAGAGAGATTATAGGCGATAGCTATATTGAAGTATATGTGGCAACACCTTTGAAAGAGTGCGAAAAGCGTGATACAAAAGGTTTATATGCCAAAGCTAGAGCAGGGGAGATACCTAACTTTACAGGCATATCCGCACCATACGAAGAACCTACAAATCCTGATTTAAAAGTACAAACAGTATGGAGAACTGTTGATGAAGTTGCAAGCGAGATTGTGGAATTTATCAAAGAAAAAATCTAA
- a CDS encoding S8 family peptidase, which produces MKRQNDIEEVLESPELNENCQEVITSDDYIDVVRELELIGLAEQMEVNDAGCVQILNNQFGVFHIKRDGMSCDELYQIQPYQEVPNIFGLNGQRAVYSAGISAVFKLPALQLTGNDVIIGLVDTGIDYTHEAFIYEDGTSKILSIWDQTSAGNPPEGFKYGTEYSVEQINEALQAEDPFSIVPEKDEIGHGTFLAGVAAGRENKKENFIGAAPDASLVVVKLKQAKECLRDFYSIKDGAIGFQSNDLILGINYLMRKAKSLEKPIILLIGLGDNMGPHDGFTFTEKILEQYSRVPGAIITVAGGNEANKRHHYEGEYDKDEEFQSLQFNVPEGEKGFYISFWNYTPDKYVISLTSPRGTETGKIPPRHEQKQAITFIAETTEILVEYVTIEARTGDEAIFIRLKNPSPGLWNMNVYGDLVVNGRYDLWLPREGFVEPNTTFLSPDPRTTVTTPSTNINTITVGAFNDVTKSLYVASGRGPTRSFEIKPDIVAPGVDVSGPMPNNTYGSMSGTSVATAITAGACALLMEWGVVKGNDPKMDTLTAKSLLIRGANRRPSLIYPNPEWGFGEIDLLNTFKLTE; this is translated from the coding sequence ATGAAAAGGCAAAATGACATAGAAGAGGTGCTAGAAAGTCCTGAATTAAATGAAAATTGCCAAGAGGTTATTACATCAGATGACTATATAGATGTGGTTAGAGAGCTAGAACTTATCGGTTTAGCGGAACAAATGGAAGTTAATGATGCCGGTTGTGTTCAAATACTTAATAATCAGTTTGGGGTATTTCATATTAAAAGAGATGGTATGTCATGTGATGAGCTCTATCAAATACAACCTTATCAAGAGGTACCTAACATTTTTGGATTAAATGGTCAACGAGCAGTCTATTCAGCGGGCATATCAGCGGTTTTTAAATTACCTGCATTACAGTTAACAGGTAATGATGTCATCATTGGTTTAGTTGATACGGGTATTGATTATACACACGAAGCCTTTATCTATGAAGATGGAACCAGTAAAATCTTAAGCATTTGGGATCAAACATCTGCAGGAAATCCTCCAGAAGGTTTTAAATATGGAACAGAGTATAGTGTGGAGCAGATCAATGAAGCCCTACAGGCAGAAGATCCTTTTAGCATTGTCCCTGAAAAGGATGAAATTGGTCATGGGACTTTTTTAGCTGGGGTTGCAGCTGGGCGAGAGAATAAGAAAGAAAACTTTATTGGCGCTGCACCAGATGCTTCATTGGTGGTGGTAAAACTAAAACAGGCAAAGGAATGTCTCCGTGATTTCTATTCTATCAAGGATGGTGCAATAGGATTTCAAAGTAATGATCTGATCTTAGGTATTAACTATCTAATGAGAAAAGCTAAGAGTTTAGAGAAGCCTATCATACTGCTAATAGGTTTAGGCGATAACATGGGACCTCATGATGGTTTTACTTTTACTGAAAAAATTCTGGAACAATACTCTAGGGTACCTGGTGCAATTATTACCGTTGCCGGTGGAAATGAAGCCAATAAAAGGCATCACTATGAAGGGGAGTACGATAAAGATGAAGAGTTTCAAAGCTTACAATTTAATGTACCAGAAGGTGAAAAGGGATTCTATATAAGTTTTTGGAATTACACTCCAGATAAATATGTCATTTCACTAACATCCCCCAGGGGGACTGAAACAGGAAAAATTCCACCAAGGCATGAGCAAAAACAAGCAATAACTTTTATTGCTGAAACAACTGAGATTCTAGTGGAGTATGTAACGATAGAAGCGCGGACAGGTGATGAAGCTATTTTCATAAGACTTAAAAATCCATCACCAGGTTTATGGAACATGAATGTATATGGCGACTTAGTTGTCAACGGACGCTATGATCTCTGGTTGCCACGGGAAGGGTTTGTTGAACCTAACACTACTTTTTTATCCCCTGACCCTCGTACAACTGTAACCACACCTTCAACTAATATTAATACCATAACAGTAGGTGCGTTTAATGATGTAACTAAGAGTCTTTATGTTGCGTCAGGAAGGGGACCAACAAGGAGTTTTGAAATAAAACCAGATATTGTGGCACCAGGAGTTGATGTAAGCGGACCAATGCCTAATAATACATATGGTTCTATGAGTGGCACTAGTGTAGCTACAGCTATTACAGCTGGGGCTTGCGCTCTCTTAATGGAATGGGGAGTTGTAAAAGGGAATGACCCTAAGATGGATACTTTAACAGCAAAATCATTACTCATTAGAGGAGCGAATAGGCGACCTTCATTAATATATCCAAATCCTGAGTGGGGTTTTGGAGAAATTGATTTACTTAATACCTTTAAGTTAACGGAATAA
- a CDS encoding 3'(2'),5'-bisphosphate nucleotidase CysQ family protein: MNLNKQLEIAKHLAIKAGEQIMKIYSTDFDSSIEIKVDNSPLTIADKKSNEIIVTSLKDEFPEIAILSEESAGDINRLSNDWLWIIDPLDGTKEFIKKNGQFTVNIALAYMGKPVLGVIYVPVTKTLFYASKGQGAFKVENGEVTKISVTDKLDGLVWLGSKSHSSEQEENLIKSHKNMISETISAGSSLKGTMIAEGKADVYYRFGYTCEWDTCAMQAIVIEAGGIFRNMDHTEMTYNRKSNLNEKGFYVVNRRENIWV, from the coding sequence ATGAATCTAAATAAGCAACTTGAAATAGCAAAACACCTAGCAATTAAAGCAGGCGAGCAAATAATGAAAATCTATTCGACTGACTTTGATAGCAGTATAGAAATAAAAGTTGATAACAGTCCATTGACTATAGCGGATAAAAAATCTAATGAGATTATAGTGACTTCGCTTAAAGATGAGTTTCCTGAGATAGCCATACTTTCAGAAGAAAGTGCAGGGGATATAAACAGATTGAGTAATGACTGGTTATGGATAATAGATCCGCTAGATGGTACGAAAGAGTTCATTAAAAAGAATGGACAGTTTACTGTTAATATCGCCCTAGCATATATGGGTAAACCTGTACTTGGTGTCATATATGTACCGGTAACTAAAACCCTGTTTTACGCAAGTAAAGGTCAAGGTGCTTTTAAAGTTGAAAATGGAGAAGTCACTAAGATCTCAGTTACCGATAAGCTAGATGGTTTAGTTTGGTTAGGAAGTAAGTCACACTCATCTGAGCAAGAAGAAAACCTAATAAAAAGTCACAAAAATATGATATCAGAAACTATATCTGCGGGAAGTTCTTTGAAAGGCACTATGATAGCAGAAGGGAAAGCTGATGTATACTACAGATTTGGTTATACCTGTGAATGGGATACTTGTGCAATGCAAGCAATAGTAATAGAAGCAGGTGGTATTTTCAGAAATATGGATCATACCGAAATGACCTACAATAGAAAAAGTAATCTTAATGAAAAAGGCTTTTATGTAGTAAATAGAAGGGAAAATATTTGGGTTTAA
- a CDS encoding sulfite exporter TauE/SafE family protein, with product MIDISNLLYILTLISAGLIAGIITGFVSASASVIITPMLTILLGFDVYSALGISLAADVVASLTTTYVYHKHECVKYKKSFVLIIVAVLFTILGSFFTRNTSDTLLGGLAGVGICMLAFQFIKGNFETRLKNLRENKIFIHFSEKHNLFIVVSGIVIGLNTGILGAGGGVLILFTLLFAYNIGIKSAIGTSAFTMSMIALCGSIAHFYYGDFAIFEVVVTSIGSYIGAYIASHYVHISSEKRVTRLAGIMFSVIGITMAITGII from the coding sequence ATGATAGATATATCAAACCTTTTGTATATACTAACCTTAATATCAGCTGGTTTAATAGCAGGCATTATTACTGGCTTTGTTTCTGCTTCCGCCTCTGTAATAATAACTCCCATGCTTACTATTCTTCTAGGTTTTGATGTATACTCTGCTCTTGGTATATCCTTAGCTGCAGATGTAGTGGCATCTTTAACGACAACATATGTGTATCATAAACATGAATGTGTTAAGTATAAAAAATCTTTTGTATTGATAATTGTAGCTGTTTTATTCACTATACTAGGTAGTTTCTTTACTAGAAATACAAGCGATACCCTTTTAGGCGGTCTAGCAGGTGTAGGGATATGTATGTTAGCTTTTCAATTTATTAAAGGTAATTTTGAAACAAGATTAAAAAACCTCAGAGAAAATAAAATTTTCATTCATTTTTCGGAAAAGCATAACCTTTTTATAGTTGTGAGTGGTATAGTAATTGGTCTAAATACAGGCATACTGGGCGCTGGTGGTGGTGTTCTTATACTGTTCACACTTCTTTTTGCATATAACATAGGCATTAAGAGTGCTATTGGTACTTCAGCTTTTACTATGTCGATGATTGCACTTTGCGGTTCTATCGCACACTTTTATTATGGTGATTTTGCAATCTTTGAAGTTGTAGTCACATCTATAGGAAGTTATATTGGTGCATATATCGCTTCGCATTATGTTCATATTTCTAGCGAAAAAAGAGTAACCAGGTTAGCTGGAATAATGTTTAGTGTCATTGGTATAACTATGGCTATCACTGGTATAATTTAG
- a CDS encoding glycosyltransferase — MKILITTDWYVPVINGVVTSVINLKNQLTKMGHDVRVLTLQQESDVIVDKTYYVKSMSAKTIYPNARIICSTAKKEINAIIEWKPNIIHSQCEFNTCFLSIKIAKKLKIPIVHTYHTVYEDYIHYIKGSPRVNRKLIGKLSKRILKNMYHVVAPTNKVKNILLKYQINQPISVIPTGIDIECYQEKVSGAVKDKIKNQYRIPQNNTVMLFLGRLAKEKNVEEIMDYLNKSDVKNITFLIVGDGPNKEALQRYAKSIGINDQVVFTGMIEPSHVKNYYQTADLFVSASTSETQGLTYIEALANGLPSLCRSDSCLEGVILDYHNGFQYNNYEEFKSFLLMVHEQDDVKMMLSENAVDYSKVFSCKNFTASLEALYIQVILEYSKETIT; from the coding sequence ATGAAAATACTTATTACTACAGACTGGTATGTACCAGTAATTAATGGAGTGGTAACATCAGTCATTAATTTAAAAAATCAATTGACTAAGATGGGACATGATGTTCGAGTATTAACTCTGCAACAAGAAAGCGATGTTATAGTAGATAAAACTTATTATGTAAAATCAATGAGTGCAAAAACAATTTATCCTAATGCGAGAATTATATGTTCTACAGCAAAAAAAGAAATCAATGCAATTATAGAGTGGAAGCCTAATATCATTCATTCACAATGTGAGTTTAATACTTGCTTTTTATCAATTAAAATAGCTAAAAAACTCAAGATACCCATTGTTCATACTTATCATACAGTGTATGAAGATTATATTCATTATATTAAGGGGAGTCCTAGAGTGAATCGAAAGCTAATAGGTAAACTGTCAAAAAGAATTCTAAAGAATATGTATCATGTGGTTGCACCAACGAATAAAGTAAAAAACATATTATTAAAATATCAAATAAATCAGCCAATTTCAGTGATCCCGACGGGCATAGATATAGAATGTTATCAAGAAAAAGTGAGTGGTGCTGTAAAAGATAAGATTAAAAATCAGTATCGTATTCCACAAAACAATACGGTTATGTTATTTCTAGGAAGACTTGCAAAAGAAAAAAATGTAGAAGAGATTATGGACTACTTAAATAAGTCTGATGTAAAAAACATAACTTTCTTAATTGTCGGGGATGGTCCTAATAAAGAGGCTTTACAGCGTTATGCAAAGTCCATTGGGATCAATGATCAAGTGGTTTTCACTGGAATGATTGAGCCGTCACACGTAAAGAATTATTATCAAACTGCAGATTTATTTGTGAGTGCCTCAACAAGTGAAACACAAGGGCTAACCTATATCGAAGCACTTGCCAATGGGTTACCATCACTATGTAGAAGTGACTCTTGCTTAGAGGGGGTTATTTTAGATTATCATAATGGTTTTCAATACAACAATTATGAAGAATTTAAATCATTTTTATTAATGGTTCATGAGCAAGATGATGTTAAGATGATGTTATCCGAGAATGCCGTTGATTACTCAAAGGTATTTTCATGTAAGAATTTCACAGCTTCTCTAGAAGCGTTGTATATACAGGTTATTTTAGAATACAGTAAAGAGACAATCACTTGA
- a CDS encoding nucleoid-associated protein: MSQNEINIRIKQCIIHILNTEMQMPVLSDQEIELSHEIEEYIFNHLRKYIQNDVMKTCYFHEERSNVYSQIQLLMKDSESFVPATKTMAYELYAIMLKHVDIPSADVIFTTFECDKMNYMGILKMNYKASYIHYVEEDQNQHANQIIKQRTALPTDSQKLDEVILINLDTKEIKLLEKRYEINGDKDFYLSTKFLKCDFNKSNKEKFDIVNNTLNSMNKKYFDADIEQSMSIKKAMLDSVEEKGVIDINKVADTAFEDNVELRKEFTEKIQEKGFEDTYVAFEAAVPRKIEKQIIKTDTGIEINIPMDQYGDVDFLEFVNNPDGTISIIIKSIQKITGR, from the coding sequence ATGAGTCAAAACGAAATCAATATACGCATCAAACAATGTATCATTCATATTCTAAATACTGAAATGCAAATGCCTGTTTTATCTGATCAGGAAATTGAGCTTAGTCATGAAATAGAAGAATATATCTTTAATCATTTAAGAAAGTATATACAAAATGATGTCATGAAAACTTGTTATTTTCATGAAGAAAGAAGCAATGTTTATAGTCAGATTCAATTGCTCATGAAAGATTCTGAATCCTTTGTCCCAGCAACAAAGACAATGGCTTATGAACTTTATGCTATTATGCTTAAGCATGTGGATATTCCATCTGCAGATGTTATTTTTACTACTTTTGAATGTGATAAGATGAACTATATGGGTATTTTAAAAATGAACTATAAGGCTTCTTATATTCACTATGTGGAAGAAGACCAGAATCAACATGCAAATCAAATTATCAAGCAACGAACGGCTCTTCCTACTGATAGTCAAAAATTAGATGAAGTTATTCTTATTAATCTCGATACAAAAGAAATCAAACTACTAGAAAAACGCTATGAGATTAATGGTGATAAAGACTTCTACCTATCAACAAAGTTTTTGAAATGTGATTTTAATAAATCCAATAAAGAAAAATTTGATATTGTTAATAACACCTTAAACTCTATGAATAAGAAATATTTCGATGCTGATATCGAGCAAAGTATGAGTATCAAGAAAGCTATGCTGGATTCTGTTGAAGAAAAGGGTGTCATCGATATTAATAAAGTTGCAGATACAGCCTTTGAAGATAATGTGGAATTGCGTAAAGAATTTACTGAAAAAATCCAAGAAAAAGGCTTTGAAGATACTTATGTGGCATTTGAAGCTGCTGTCCCAAGAAAAATCGAGAAACAAATTATTAAGACTGATACAGGTATTGAGATTAACATACCTATGGATCAATATGGTGATGTTGACTTTTTAGAATTTGTCAATAATCCAGATGGAACCATATCAATTATCATTAAAAGTATTCAAAAGATAACAGGAAGATAA
- a CDS encoding DUF5052 family protein: MNKVKMMMLLLTMLLVGILLIGCTESYEREMKDMKSSISGLNRVVYVYDDDGNVMKTYEGQIDIEDNEYGNKVKFDLNGKRIIIYNATVIVEEK, from the coding sequence ATGAATAAAGTCAAAATGATGATGTTGTTATTGACGATGCTTTTAGTCGGAATATTATTAATAGGATGTACTGAATCTTATGAAAGAGAAATGAAAGACATGAAGAGCTCTATATCAGGTCTTAACCGGGTTGTTTATGTTTACGATGATGATGGAAACGTCATGAAAACTTATGAAGGCCAGATTGATATTGAAGATAATGAATATGGGAATAAAGTTAAATTTGATTTAAATGGTAAAAGGATTATTATTTATAATGCCACTGTTATAGTAGAAGAAAAATAG
- a CDS encoding sulfotransferase, whose translation MNYKKKYRIFINSTGRTGTQFFAKNMDAMIDNSVSFHEPGTPWPSKPKKLLRQIKDYGLYHLTLGQNKNTHSFYKLSRDYVTGDISRDEAKENIINISNKTIKFLNKQIYIESSGHIYGLLDLIDEIYDDTRFVFVVRDPRTWINSALKKKEYSLYGFIELFFKKISLQPSCFKNDPYKHEWNCMSKFEKYCWFYNKMNEIAISSMEGKSNFKIFKYEDIFLSEQKSENFRKLLDFATDFENSDIKVKLNPELLNKKVDSRSYKKKKLDWENWNKEKALLLQKHCGKWMDTFGYGKEDHWKDLISQSKIYPKNKLELEV comes from the coding sequence ATGAATTATAAAAAAAAATATAGAATTTTTATAAATTCAACTGGTAGAACTGGTACACAGTTTTTTGCAAAAAATATGGATGCAATGATTGATAACTCTGTTTCATTTCATGAACCTGGAACTCCATGGCCATCAAAACCAAAAAAGCTATTAAGACAAATAAAAGATTATGGTTTGTACCATCTGACTTTAGGTCAAAATAAAAATACCCATTCATTTTATAAACTAAGTAGAGACTATGTTACTGGAGATATATCAAGAGATGAAGCAAAAGAAAACATCATTAATATAAGCAATAAAACTATAAAATTTCTTAATAAACAAATTTATATAGAATCTAGTGGACATATATATGGGCTTTTAGACTTGATTGATGAGATATATGATGACACTAGATTTGTTTTCGTTGTGAGAGATCCAAGAACATGGATAAATTCTGCCCTTAAAAAAAAGGAATATAGCCTTTATGGCTTTATAGAACTATTTTTCAAAAAGATAAGTCTACAGCCATCATGTTTCAAAAATGATCCCTATAAACATGAGTGGAATTGCATGTCTAAATTTGAAAAGTACTGTTGGTTCTATAATAAAATGAATGAAATCGCTATTTCTTCTATGGAAGGAAAGTCAAATTTCAAAATATTCAAATATGAAGATATATTCTTATCCGAACAAAAAAGTGAAAATTTTAGGAAACTACTAGATTTTGCTACTGATTTTGAAAATAGTGATATAAAAGTTAAATTAAATCCCGAATTATTAAATAAAAAGGTTGACTCTAGATCGTATAAAAAAAAGAAACTGGATTGGGAAAATTGGAATAAAGAAAAAGCTCTGCTATTACAGAAGCATTGCGGAAAATGGATGGATACCTTTGGATATGGTAAAGAAGATCATTGGAAAGATTTAATCTCACAAAGTAAGATCTATCCAAAAAATAAACTAGAATTAGAGGTATAA